A single genomic interval of Syngnathoides biaculeatus isolate LvHL_M chromosome 1, ASM1980259v1, whole genome shotgun sequence harbors:
- the tert gene encoding telomerase reverse transcriptase produces the protein MSSADLCQVLRLLRSLYRHTDTLEQFTDKIVFREGHKAVLVEPADSNRFKAFVRSVFVGYDKELKQVPSSHQICTLPELLAFILNSVKRKKKRNVLAHGYNLLCLAREEADADHFKFQGDVTQSAAYIQGSDLWKKVALRLGTDITRHLLESCSLFVAVPPSCAFQVCGGPVYDRVSATTVPSGFCLQTRSRTCRNAKSVRNRFGMCLKRSDFRVSRGKRKRETNEKDEEDMRCSKKRRRIGEAQEVKQTVEGRQSVSLMSVEMSTSVSKQPAETNTASLEGRPSWRSGIYPPLPPSQCFIRTLAFMYWGRGMNGFLLNRKKKSAAGSRRLQGQDIIRLVFFEGLGYLNGLERKPKKLPRRFFNMIPLFSQLLRKHRRNAYKKTLQRLCPLSKSDLSQGDLSSLLPKHCTPHRVYLFVRECLCAVVPSELWGSGENRCFFLARVRSFLCSSKFERLSVAELMWKMKVNDCDWLKISKKGRIPPSELAYRTRVLGQLLTWLLDGYVVGLVRAFFYVTESMGQKNTLRFYRQEVWARLQELAFRGHISKGLMEELTPAQVASLPKSAVISRLRFIPKMDSMRPITRVLGVDAKTRAYQRNVRDLRDVLRACARNTPSLLGSTVWGMADIHKGLSTLALAQKEKPQTLYFAKVDVSGAYDSLPHDKLLNVIGQVLSPVQDEAFTIRSYAKIWEHPFEGLRKSFVRQADFVVDEMGSTNMKGFVTALQRSGRVHHAILVEQHFSSDIHGKEMLQFFTQMLTGNVVRFGKKKYRQHRGIPQGSVASSLLCCLCYGHMENVLFKSKTASKGRLMRLVDDFLLITPDLQEAQNFLKVLLAGVPQYGLVVNPQKVAVNFPLSEDAGSVNGIRTLPLRCRFPWCGLLLDTYSLDVYKDYSSYLGQSLRHSLTLGSVHLAGEQMRRKLMVVLRLKCHALFLDLKTNSLAAVYKNIYELVLLHAFRFSVCAQSLPFGQTVAKNPANFLRMIGDMAQYTNHLLRHSNKGCKALAGVVPDEAVDLLFCLSFLLAMSQHRLLYKSMLPHLQKWKRSLERRLGDLRLARVRQAANPRTPVDFLTIRT, from the exons ATGTCTTCAGCAGATCTATGCCAGGTTCTCAGACTCCTGCGGTCTCTGTATCGCCACACAGACACGCTGGAGCAGTTCACGGACAAAATCGTGTTCCGAGAGGGGCACAAAGCGGTTCTTGTCGAGCCGGCGGACTCGAACCGCTTCAAAGCTTTCGTTCGGAGCGTTTTCGTCGGTTACGACAAGGAGCTCAAGCAAGTGCCAAGCAGCCACCAG ATCTGCACTCTACCCGAACTGCTGGCCTTCATTCTCAACAgcgtgaaaagaaagaaaaaacgcAACGTCTTGGCCCACGGCTACAACCTGCTGTGCCTGGCTCGGGAGGAGGCCGACGCCGACCATTTCAAGTTCCAGGGCGACGTGACCCAGAGCGCCGCCTACATTCAAGGCAGCGACCTGTGGAAGAAAGTGGCCCTGCGTCTGGGCACTGACATCACGCGGCACCTGCTGGAGAGCTGCTCCTTGTTTGTGGCGGTCCCGCCGTCGTGCGCTTTTCAGGTGTGCGGCGGACCCGTCTACGACAGGGTCTCCGCGACCACAGTCCCCTCCGGGTTTTGCCTCCAGACTCGATCCAGGACCTGCCGTAACGCAAAGTCTGTCAGGAATAGATTCGGAATGTGCTTGAAAAGGAGCGACTTTAGAGTGTCTCGTGGGAAAAGGAAGAGAGAAACCAATGAGAAGGATGAAGAAGACATGAGATGTTCTAAAAAGAGGAGACGAATTGGAGAAGCACAGGAAGTCAAACAGACAGTGGAAGGAAGACAGTCGGTGTCTCTCATGTCCGTGGAGATGAGCACTTCGGTCTCCAAACAACCAGCTGAAACAAATACAGCTTCTTTGGAAGGTCGACCGAGTTGGCGATCAGGCATTTATCCCCCTTTGCCTCCCTCGCAGTGCTTCATACGCACCTTGGCCTTCATGTACTGGGGCCGGGGCATGAACGGCTTCCTCCTCAACCGAAAGAAGAAGAGCGCAGCGGGATCGAGAAGACTGCAAGGTCAGGATATTATCAGATTGGTGTTCTTCGAGGGGCTGGGGTATCTGAACGGACTGGAGAGGAAACCAAAGAAGCTCCCCCGGCGCTTTTTTAACATGATCCCCCTTTTTAGCCAGCTTTTGCGGAAACACAGAAGGAACGCCTATAAGAAAACGCTGCAGCGGCTGTGCCCCCTTTCGAAGAGCGACCTGTCCCAAGGCGATCTGAGTTCCCTTTTGCCCAAACACTGTACGCCTCACCGGGTCTACCTGTTTGTGAGGGAGTGCCTGTGCGCGGTCGTCCCGTCAGAGCTTTGGGGCTCTGGGGAAAACCGGTGCTTTTTTTTGGCGCGGGTGCGGAGTTTCTTGTGCAGCAGCAAATTTGAAAGGCTTTCGGTTGCGGAGCTGATGTGGAAGATGAAAGTGAATGACTGCGACTGGCTGAAGATCAGTAAGAAAG GCCGGATCCCGCCCAGCGAGCTTGCGTATCGGACCCGGGTCCTCGGTCAGCTCCTCACCTGGCTGCTCGACGGCTACGTCGTGGGCCTGGTCCGAGCGTTTTTCTATGTCACAGAGTCTATGGGTCAGAAGAACACCCTGAGGTTCTACAGACAGGAGGTCTGGGCCAGGCTGCAGGAGCTGGCTTTCAG AGGTCACATTTCCAAGGGCCTGATGGAAGAGTTGACTCCGGCTCAGGTGGCTTCCCTTCCCAAAAGCGCTGTCATCTCCCGCCTGCGCTTCATCCCAAAGATGGATAGCATGAGGCCCATCACGCGAGTTTTGGGAGTAGATGCCAAGACCAGG GCCTACCAAAGGAATGTGCGTGACCTCAGGGACGTCTTGCGGGCTTGCGCGCGCAACACTCCGTCTCTGCTGGGTTCAACGGTGTGGGGGATGGCGGATATACACAAGGGGTTGTCCACTCTTGCTCTGGCCCAGAAGGAGAAGCCACAGACCCTGTACTTCGCGAAG GTGGACGTCAGCGGAGCATACGACAGTCTGCCCCATGACAAACTTCTCAATGTGATTGGCCAAGTCCTCTCACCTGTCCAAGACGAGGCCTTCACCATACGCAGCTACGCCAAGATCTGGGAGCATCCTTTCGAGGGCTTGAGAAAGTCTTTTGTTAgacag GCTGACTTTGTGGTGGACGAGATGGGCTCCACCAACATGAAAGGCTTTGTGACGGCATTGCAAAGAAGTGGCAGAGTTCACCACGCCATTTTGGTGGAGCAG cacttttcctcgGATATTCACGGCAAAGAAATGCTTCAGTTCTTCACCCAAATGTTGACGGGCAACGTTGTCCGGTTTGGGAAGAA GAAGTATCGTCAACATCGTGGGATTCCGCAGGGATCCGTCGCATCCAGTTTGCTCTGCTGTCTCTGCTACGGTCACATGGAGAATGTccttttcaaaagcaaaacagcGAGCAAAGG GCGACTGATGAGACTGGTGGATGATTTCCTCCTGATCACGCCGGACCTGCAGGaggcacaaaactttctcaa GGTCTTGCTCGCTGGCGTTCCGCAGTACGGCCTGGTGGTCAACCCGCAGAAGGTGGCGGTCAACTTTCCGCTGTCGGAAGATGCGGGTTCCGTCAATGGGATCCGCACACTCCCCCTCCGCTGCCGCTTCCCGTGGTGCGGCTTGCTGCTCGACACATACTCACTCGACGTCTATAAAGATTACTCCAG CTACTTGGGCCAGTCTCTGCGCCATAGCCTCACTTTGGGCTCGGTCCACTTGGCCGGAGAGCAAATGAGGCGGAAGTTGATGGTGGTCCTAAGACTCAAGTGCCACGCTCTGTTCTTGGATCTGAAG ACAAATTCCCTGGCGGCAGTCTACAAAAACATCTACGAGTTAGTGCTGCTCCATGCATTCAG ATTCAGTGTTTGTGCCCAGAGTTTACCCTTCGGCCAAACGGTTGCAAAGAACCCTGCTAACTTTCTGCGGATGATCGGAGACATGGCTCAGTACACCAACCACCTCCTGAGGCATAGCAACAAAG GCTGCAAGGCCCTAGCTGGCGTTGTGCCCGACGAGGCAGTGGATTTGCTTTTCTGCCTTTCATTTCTGCTGGCGATGTCGCAACATCGCCTCCTATACAAGAGTATGCTTCCTCATCTGCAGAAAT GGAAGCGTAGTCTGGAGCGCCGTCTGGGAGACTTGCGACTGGCCAGGGTGAGGCaggcagccaatcccaggaccCCTGTGGACTTCTTGACCATCCGAACTTAA